The following proteins are co-located in the Brevibacillus laterosporus DSM 25 genome:
- a CDS encoding YetF domain-containing protein, translated as MVNNVVALLDIAGRTFFSFLTLLLLTRILGKKQLSHLTFFNYVTGITIGSMAASSAFDKHINFIEAIFSLIMWSLLTILVEYISLKSNKARVILDGQPTILIKKGKIMADALARVRMNMDDLSMLLREEHVFSIKDVAYAILEPNGRLSVMKTKGATSVTREDLKIKKAEVTIFPSELIVDGQIVEKNLKEFNLNKKWLLQELDKQGITSLKDVVFAELQEDGCNY; from the coding sequence ATGGTTAACAATGTTGTTGCTTTACTTGACATAGCTGGTAGAACATTCTTTAGCTTTTTGACTCTGTTACTGTTAACGAGAATTTTAGGTAAAAAACAACTTAGTCATCTTACTTTCTTTAATTACGTTACTGGAATTACAATTGGATCAATGGCAGCATCTTCTGCATTCGACAAACACATCAACTTTATTGAAGCTATTTTTTCACTTATCATGTGGTCCTTACTAACTATTCTTGTTGAGTACATTAGTCTAAAATCGAACAAAGCAAGAGTTATACTTGATGGTCAACCCACAATCCTTATTAAAAAAGGAAAAATTATGGCAGACGCTTTAGCCCGGGTTCGGATGAACATGGATGACCTGAGCATGTTGTTGCGTGAAGAACATGTATTTTCAATTAAGGATGTTGCATATGCCATTTTAGAACCTAACGGTCGTCTAAGTGTAATGAAAACAAAGGGCGCTACTAGTGTAACGAGAGAAGATTTGAAGATAAAGAAGGCAGAGGTAACCATTTTCCCTTCAGAATTAATCGTAGATGGTCAGATTGTGGAGAAGAATCTGAAAGAATTTAACCTCAATAAAAAATGGCTACTTCAAGAATTAGACAAGCAAGGGATTACCTCATTAAAGGATGTGGTTTTTGCTGAACTCCAAGAAGATGGTTGTAATTATTGA
- a CDS encoding L,D-transpeptidase family protein, which yields MFELNGFQPVYAGLSLPIVVDQGIYCIDIHPLQHQLIVRKHGQKIKIYPIAVGNPSTPTPVGEYKVIYKGKNWGPSFGPRWLGLNVPWGIYGIHGTNKPYSIGQHLSHGCIRMRNRDILELFDIIPLGTKVTIYGHILGDPNQNPRDLAEGDVGGDVQLIQSRLKSAGYFNGKCDGKFRSNTTAALKKFQRDRHLTQNGVVSIKVYEELGLLE from the coding sequence ATGTTTGAACTAAATGGTTTCCAGCCTGTTTATGCCGGTCTATCGCTACCGATTGTAGTTGATCAAGGAATCTATTGCATTGACATTCACCCTCTGCAACACCAATTAATTGTTCGGAAACATGGTCAAAAAATAAAAATATATCCTATCGCTGTTGGTAATCCGTCCACCCCTACACCTGTTGGTGAGTACAAGGTTATATACAAAGGAAAAAACTGGGGACCCTCTTTTGGACCGCGGTGGCTAGGTTTAAATGTTCCCTGGGGAATTTATGGCATACATGGCACGAACAAGCCATATTCCATCGGACAGCATCTGAGCCACGGTTGTATCCGAATGCGCAACAGAGACATTCTAGAATTATTCGATATAATTCCACTCGGAACAAAAGTTACGATTTACGGGCATATATTAGGGGACCCGAATCAAAATCCAAGAGATTTAGCCGAAGGTGATGTTGGTGGCGATGTACAACTGATTCAATCCCGTTTGAAAAGCGCCGGATACTTTAATGGGAAATGTGATGGCAAGTTTCGCTCAAATACCACTGCTGCACTAAAAAAGTTTCAACGCGACCGTCATTTGACACAGAACGGTGTCGTCTCAATTAAAGTTTACGAAGAACTAGGATTGCTGGAGTAA
- a CDS encoding cupin domain-containing protein, with product MYPRSSHHYQWHNPMHNNWNNNNWSYNWNPHYYNWNNNWNPYFRNIILKDYGPTPFVVNIDKATKQNNTYRTALWTGKHFQVTLMSINVGDDIGLEVHPTTDQFIRIEEGQGLVQMGDSKDKLDFQEMAYDDYAIMIPAGKWHNVTNTGNKQLKIYVIYAPPEHPYGTVHETKANAMAAERVR from the coding sequence ATGTACCCTAGATCATCCCATCACTATCAATGGCATAATCCAATGCATAACAACTGGAATAACAACAATTGGAGTTATAATTGGAATCCTCATTATTACAATTGGAATAACAACTGGAATCCTTATTTTAGAAACATCATTTTAAAAGATTATGGACCAACACCATTTGTAGTGAATATTGACAAAGCTACTAAGCAAAACAATACTTACCGCACCGCTTTATGGACAGGGAAACACTTTCAAGTGACTCTGATGAGTATAAATGTTGGAGATGACATCGGTTTAGAAGTTCATCCAACAACTGATCAATTCATACGTATTGAAGAAGGTCAGGGACTTGTTCAAATGGGGGATAGCAAAGATAAATTAGATTTTCAAGAAATGGCCTATGATGACTATGCAATTATGATACCTGCTGGAAAATGGCACAATGTAACCAATACGGGTAATAAGCAACTTAAAATTTACGTTATCTATGCTCCGCCTGAACATCCATATGGTACTGTTCATGAAACAAAAGCAAATGCTATGGCTGCTGAACGGGTTCGATAG